The Salminus brasiliensis chromosome 3, fSalBra1.hap2, whole genome shotgun sequence genome contains a region encoding:
- the camsap3 gene encoding calmodulin-regulated spectrin-associated protein 3 isoform X3: MVDSSAMRKTFVVPDIKPLDQYDSSRAKICGSVGWLLAKSYGNAENVPVELRDPFYCDQYEQEHLKPPVTRLLMSPDLYCRTYGLLLAGGSGAEGPPKDNAALLQTLSKKGLSPKDQNVSVTEADLSHKPIKMSAHLALIDALMVVAAMETVSTVRTNGGAERLSGEASWESALLDWVNMLNEKLKERTEDDQTQPSTEPQPVQPSLRYRKDKMLSKLKPCFPVVKEVSDLSNGCAIAAVIHYYCPGLLRLEDICMKDSMSLADSLYNLQLIREFCDSCLKSCCHLVLEDMLYNPPELQVNMLSFLAELLYWFEVSKPEFVQPLQAPEVAESSERTDNVNSNSSSPSIFKKPFLPISSPVTPIPEAAGRTWTKKPSSRSLSSAVSFSIPFGLDSDVDIVMGNPVITRSVSSDNLNPQGQPMTRVPYTPPEDLTHMLNKPLGPNGPHRASWATQSPKVPLLVEENGLDEGDTGELPTIEEALQIIHNEGKMEPRLHPDGAPDGFYLHSPDDPASRRHNGSPAPLSCSAPSNSGIQHRPSGVIREPGRTRHTSEGSRDDDSVLRDGSVDSDASEDLPKMHSTPATPAGGARVIRSSGAETPDSGVKMTSFAERRKKAVPEQPKPSEPPAPQMTTWAAKKGEDSPGKSPTLSNEMSELGARLEEKRKAIEAQKKRIEAIFAKHRQRLGKNAFLQLKKEQKEGESEGGEGGSSAELDERLARLESEEQQDEEEQKKQCPVVEDEGSSSNTASAQQAPKEKPVAGTLGEKSAVPLGDYNNAVSKLNAALTSLQSDMQRLSEQQNQLMKKKTPTTNQAWVIPPQKTPTPTAPPPRLSRESTREMPPTSTSSSPSPSRRVSAQIAVPKSPGSHRRAQSAPPKSPKHHQPHSRSTDLKMPTLTRVITAPQSVDTIPHRRRVSPWQCRDQTSSSFSIGTPATQSDSRPASQLLRPEDDNNSETGSSEDRTVFSLDLDGGSTSQILPRKDYQSGGGSSGAPSECSFESDVPAASFSGKRSSLIEISLSSLRGLEGEDADQGSGPDAISDSMSDMTEPDMRGGVGFFFKQDEARPEDEMAQRRAALLEKQQKRAEELKRKRQEQEKEREASRRGSVDELRTGERADRPQTPCTPPPPRTPPRTPPPEGTPQRRGDFTRQEYERRHQLKIMEDLDKVLRQKPTTVRGVKKQRPKTVFHDDSALSRSPAKGFMGSRLNKVYSHSTNNLSSMANDGGTLTVRKSPSRSHSPSRLMSPGRLAMQNGEKDWENASTISSPASIPEYTGPKLYKEPSFKSNKFIINNAISRCCLAGKVNEPQKNKIIEEMEKSTANHFLILFRDSSCQFRAVYTMNPETEELVRLTGIGPRLISPSMVESIYKYSSDRKQFTTIPSKTMSMSVDAFTIPGHLWQSKRPGTPKKLGTPK, encoded by the exons AGAACGTTCCAGTGGAGCTGCGAGACCCCTTCTATTGTGACCAGTACGAGCAGGAGCACCTGAAGCCACCCGTGACCCGGCTGCTGATGTCGCCCGACCTCTACTGCCGCACCTACGGCCTGCTTCTAGCTGGGGGCTCTGGAGCTGAGGGGCCCCCCAAAGACAATGCGGCTCTCCTTCAGACCCTCAGCAAAAAGGGCTTGTCTCCAAAAGACCAGAACGTCTCTGTGACTGAAGCTGACCTCAGCCACAAGCCCATCAAAATG AGTGCCCATTTAGCGTTGATCGACGCTCTGATGGTGGTGGCTGCCATGGAGACGGTGAGCACGGTGCGGACGAACGGAGGAGCGGAGCGGTTGAGCGGAGAAGCCTCCTGGGAGAGTGCCCTTCTGGACTGGGTCAACATG TTAAATGAGAAGCTGAAGGAAAGGACCGAGGATGACCAAACCCAGCCTAGCACAGAGCCACAGCCTGTTCAACCCTCC CTCCGGTACAGGAAGGATAAGATGCTGTCTAAGCTCAAGCCCTGTTTTCCTGTGGTAAAGGAAGTGAGCGACCTCTCCAATGGCTGTGCCATAGCTGCGGTCATACACTACTACTGCCCAGGCCTGCTGCGCCTAGAAG acATTTGCATGAAGGATTCAATGTCTCTGGCTGACAGTCTGTACAATCTTCAACTCATTCGGGAGTTCTGTGACAGCTGTCTGAAGAGCTGCTGCCACCTAGTGTTGGAGGATATGCTCTACAACCCACCAGAGTTGCAG GTTAACATGCTGAGCTTTCTGGCAGAGCTCCTGTACTGGTTCGAGGTGTCGAAGCCTGAATTCGTTCAGCCCTTGCAGGCTCCAGAGGTGGCTG AATCCTCAGAAAGGACGGATAATGTCAACAGCAACAG TAGCTCTCCCTCCATCTTTAAAAAGCCCTTCCTGCCAATCTCCTCCCCCGTGACACCAATTCCAG AGGCAGCTGGTCGAACATGGACTAAGAAACCTTCAAG TCGCTCCCTGTCCTCTGCAGTGTCCTTTAGTATCCCCTTCGGTCTGGACAGCGATGTTGACATCGTGATGGGTAACCCTGTGATAACCCGCTCAGTCAGCTCTGACAACCTAAATCCACAAGGACAGCCCATGACTCGTGTCCCCTACACCCCTCCCGAGGACCTTACTCACATGTTGAACAAGCCCTTGGGCCCTAATGGGCCACACCGCGCCTCCTGGGCCACCCAGAGCCCTAAGGTTCCCCTGCTGGTCGAGGAGAACGGCCTGGATGAGGGAGACACGGGCGAGTTGCCCACCATTGAGGAGGCCCTGCAGATCATCCACAACGAAGGCAAAATGGAACCCCGACTGCACCCAGACGGCGCGCCCGATGGTTTCTACTTGCACTCGCCGGACGACCCAGCCAGCCGCAGGCACAATGGTAGCCCTGCACCGCTCAGCTGCTCCGCCCCTTCCAACTCAGGAATACAGCATCGGCCGTCTGGGGTCATACGTGAGCCGGGCCGCACAAGGCACACATCGGAGGGCTCTAGAGATGATGACTCGGTGCTCAGAGATGGAAGCGTAGACTCTGACGCATCTGAGGACCTTCCCAAAATGCATTCTACACCTGCCACACCCGCAGGAGGTGCACGGGTCATACGCTCCTCGGGTGCAGAGACCCCCGACAGCGGAGTAAAAATGACTAGCTTTGCCGAGCGCAGGAAGAAGGCTGTGCCTGAACAGCCCAAACCCAGCGAGCCGCCTGCCCCGCAGATGACAACCTGGGCAGCTAAGAAGGGGGAGGACAGCCCTGGAAAAAGCCCAACACTCAGCAATGAGATGTCCGAGCTAGGGGCCAGGCTTGAGGAGAAACGGAAGGCCATTGAAGCGCAGAAGAAACGCATTGAGGCCATCTTTGCCAAGCATCGACAGAGGCTAGGCAAGAATGCCTTCCTGCAGCTCAAGAAGGAGCAGAAGGAGGGTGAATCAGAGGGGGGTGAGGGTGGTTCCTCTGCAGAGCTAGATGAGCGGTTAGCCCGCTTGGAGAGCGAAGAACAGCAGGATGAAGAAGAGCAGAAGAAACAGTGCCCTGTAGTGGAGGATGAAGGTAGTtcctcaaacacagcctctgCACAACAGGCCCCTAAAGAAAAGCCAGTGGCAGGTACACTGGGAGAAAAGAGCGCAGTTCCACTGGGTGACTACAACAATGCTGTATCGAAGCTGAATGCTGCTCTTACCTCACTTCAGAGCGACATGCAAAGGCTGTCTGAGCAGCAGAACCAGTTAATGAAGAAGAAGACCCCAACCACCAACCAGGCCTGGGTAATCCCACCCCAAAAAACGCCCACTCCAACAGCACCTCCTCCGCGACTGTCCAGGGAGTCAACTCGCGAAATGCCTCCCACCTCCACGTCTTCATCTCCCTCTCCATCCCGCCGGGTCAGTGCTCAGATCGCGGTCCCCAAGTCGCCAGGCTCCCACCGCCGTGCACAGTCAGCACCACCAAAAAGCCCCAAACACCACCAGCCACACTCACGGTCAACAGACCTTAAGATGCCCACACTTACCCGGGTCATCACGGCTCCTCAAAGCGTAGACACCATCCCCCACCGCCGCAGGGTGTCCCCGTGGCAGTGCCGTGACCAGACCTCATCCTCTTTTAGCATTGGCACACCAGCTACTCAGAGCGATTCCCgaccagcttctcagcttctccGGCCTGAAGATGACAACAACTCCGAGACGGGCTCCAGTGAGGACCGCACCGTCTTTAGCCTGGACCTGGACGGGGGCTCCACCAGTCAAATCCTGCCCAGGAAGGACTACCAGAGTGGGGGTGGCAGCTCTGGAGCGCCGTCTGAATGTTCCTTTGAGAGCGATGTCCCAGCAGCTTCCTTCAGTGGCAAGCGCAGCAGCCTGATCGAGATTTCCTTGTCCTCCCTGAGAGGGCTGGAAGGAGAGGACGCTGACCAAGGGTCAGGGCCTGATGCAATCTCTGACTCAATGAGCGACATGACCGAGCCGGACATGAGGGGCGGGGTCGGGTTCTTCTTTAAG CAGGATGAGGCTCGGCCAGAAGATGAGATGGCTCAGAGAAGAGCTGCATTGCTGGAGAAGCAGCAGAAGAGAGCTGAGGAACTTAAGAGGAAGAGGCAGGAGCAGGAGAAGGAGCGGGAGGCAAG CAGACGCGGCTCTGTAGATGAGCTGCGGACAGGTGAAAGAGCGGATCGACCCCAGACACCCTgcactccaccaccaccacgcaCCCCACCTCGTACTCCTCCACCCGAAGGTACACCCCAGCGACGAGGAGATTTCACGCGGCAGGAGTACGAACGGCGCCATCAGCTCAAGATCATGGAGGACCTAGACAAGGTGCTGCGGCAGAAACCCACCACCGTCCGAGGGGTCAAGAAACAGCGGCCCAAAACGGTGTTCCACGATGACTCTGCCCTCTCCCGCAGCCCGGCTAAAGGGTTTATGG GTTCCCGGCTGAATAAGGTGTACTCTCATTCCACCAATAACCTTTCCTCCATGGCCAATGATGGTGGGACACTTACTGTCAGGAAATCTCCAAG TCGCTCTCATTCTCCATCGAGGCTGATGTCCCCAGGTCGCCTGGCCATGCAGAATGGTGAGAAAGACTGGGAGAATGCATCCACCATTTCTTCGCCTGCCTCCATCCCGGAGTACACAG GACCCAAACTGTATAAGGAGCCAAGCTTCAAATCCAACAAGTTCATCATCAACAACGCCATCTCGCGCTGCTGTTTGGCAGGCAAGGTTAATGAACCACAGAAAAACAAGATTATAGAG GAAATGGAGAAGAGTACGGCCAACCACTTCCTCATCCTTTTCCGGGACTCGAGCTGCCAGTTCCGTGCGGTTTACACCATGAACCCAGAAACAGAGGAGCTGGTTCGTCTGACCGGAATCGGCCCGCGGTTGATCAGCCCCTCCATGGTCGAGTCAATCTACAAGTATAGCTCTGACCGCAAACAGTTTACCACCATCCCGTCCAAAACCATGTCCATGAGCGTGGACGCCTTCACCATCCCTGGCCATTTGTGGCAGAGCAAGCGTCCCGGGACACCTAAGAAACTCGGGACCccgaaataa
- the camsap3 gene encoding calmodulin-regulated spectrin-associated protein 3 isoform X1, translating into MVDSSAMRKTFVVPDIKPLDQYDSSRAKICGSVGWLLAKSYGNAENVPVELRDPFYCDQYEQEHLKPPVTRLLMSPDLYCRTYGLLLAGGSGAEGPPKDNAALLQTLSKKGLSPKDQNVSVTEADLSHKPIKMSAHLALIDALMVVAAMETVSTVRTNGGAERLSGEASWESALLDWVNMLNEKLKERTEDDQTQPSTEPQPVQPSLRYRKDKMLSKLKPCFPVVKEVSDLSNGCAIAAVIHYYCPGLLRLEDICMKDSMSLADSLYNLQLIREFCDSCLKSCCHLVLEDMLYNPPELQVNMLSFLAELLYWFEVSKPEFVQPLQAPEVAESSERTDNVNSNSSSPSIFKKPFLPISSPVTPIPGSLTHSTSMSHVEAAGRTWTKKPSSRSLSSAVSFSIPFGLDSDVDIVMGNPVITRSVSSDNLNPQGQPMTRVPYTPPEDLTHMLNKPLGPNGPHRASWATQSPKVPLLVEENGLDEGDTGELPTIEEALQIIHNEGKMEPRLHPDGAPDGFYLHSPDDPASRRHNGSPAPLSCSAPSNSGIQHRPSGVIREPGRTRHTSEGSRDDDSVLRDGSVDSDASEDLPKMHSTPATPAGGARVIRSSGAETPDSGVKMTSFAERRKKAVPEQPKPSEPPAPQMTTWAAKKGEDSPGKSPTLSNEMSELGARLEEKRKAIEAQKKRIEAIFAKHRQRLGKNAFLQLKKEQKEGESEGGEGGSSAELDERLARLESEEQQDEEEQKKQCPVVEDEGSSSNTASAQQAPKEKPVAGTLGEKSAVPLGDYNNAVSKLNAALTSLQSDMQRLSEQQNQLMKKKTPTTNQAWVIPPQKTPTPTAPPPRLSRESTREMPPTSTSSSPSPSRRVSAQIAVPKSPGSHRRAQSAPPKSPKHHQPHSRSTDLKMPTLTRVITAPQSVDTIPHRRRVSPWQCRDQTSSSFSIGTPATQSDSRPASQLLRPEDDNNSETGSSEDRTVFSLDLDGGSTSQILPRKDYQSGGGSSGAPSECSFESDVPAASFSGKRSSLIEISLSSLRGLEGEDADQGSGPDAISDSMSDMTEPDMRGGVGFFFKQDEARPEDEMAQRRAALLEKQQKRAEELKRKRQEQEKEREASRRGSVDELRTGERADRPQTPCTPPPPRTPPRTPPPEGTPQRRGDFTRQEYERRHQLKIMEDLDKVLRQKPTTVRGVKKQRPKTVFHDDSALSRSPAKGFMGSRLNKVYSHSTNNLSSMANDGGTLTVRKSPSRSHSPSRLMSPGRLAMQNGEKDWENASTISSPASIPEYTGPKLYKEPSFKSNKFIINNAISRCCLAGKVNEPQKNKIIEEMEKSTANHFLILFRDSSCQFRAVYTMNPETEELVRLTGIGPRLISPSMVESIYKYSSDRKQFTTIPSKTMSMSVDAFTIPGHLWQSKRPGTPKKLGTPK; encoded by the exons AGAACGTTCCAGTGGAGCTGCGAGACCCCTTCTATTGTGACCAGTACGAGCAGGAGCACCTGAAGCCACCCGTGACCCGGCTGCTGATGTCGCCCGACCTCTACTGCCGCACCTACGGCCTGCTTCTAGCTGGGGGCTCTGGAGCTGAGGGGCCCCCCAAAGACAATGCGGCTCTCCTTCAGACCCTCAGCAAAAAGGGCTTGTCTCCAAAAGACCAGAACGTCTCTGTGACTGAAGCTGACCTCAGCCACAAGCCCATCAAAATG AGTGCCCATTTAGCGTTGATCGACGCTCTGATGGTGGTGGCTGCCATGGAGACGGTGAGCACGGTGCGGACGAACGGAGGAGCGGAGCGGTTGAGCGGAGAAGCCTCCTGGGAGAGTGCCCTTCTGGACTGGGTCAACATG TTAAATGAGAAGCTGAAGGAAAGGACCGAGGATGACCAAACCCAGCCTAGCACAGAGCCACAGCCTGTTCAACCCTCC CTCCGGTACAGGAAGGATAAGATGCTGTCTAAGCTCAAGCCCTGTTTTCCTGTGGTAAAGGAAGTGAGCGACCTCTCCAATGGCTGTGCCATAGCTGCGGTCATACACTACTACTGCCCAGGCCTGCTGCGCCTAGAAG acATTTGCATGAAGGATTCAATGTCTCTGGCTGACAGTCTGTACAATCTTCAACTCATTCGGGAGTTCTGTGACAGCTGTCTGAAGAGCTGCTGCCACCTAGTGTTGGAGGATATGCTCTACAACCCACCAGAGTTGCAG GTTAACATGCTGAGCTTTCTGGCAGAGCTCCTGTACTGGTTCGAGGTGTCGAAGCCTGAATTCGTTCAGCCCTTGCAGGCTCCAGAGGTGGCTG AATCCTCAGAAAGGACGGATAATGTCAACAGCAACAG TAGCTCTCCCTCCATCTTTAAAAAGCCCTTCCTGCCAATCTCCTCCCCCGTGACACCAATTCCAG GCTCACTGACTCACTCTACCTCAATGTCTCATGTAGAGGCAGCTGGTCGAACATGGACTAAGAAACCTTCAAG TCGCTCCCTGTCCTCTGCAGTGTCCTTTAGTATCCCCTTCGGTCTGGACAGCGATGTTGACATCGTGATGGGTAACCCTGTGATAACCCGCTCAGTCAGCTCTGACAACCTAAATCCACAAGGACAGCCCATGACTCGTGTCCCCTACACCCCTCCCGAGGACCTTACTCACATGTTGAACAAGCCCTTGGGCCCTAATGGGCCACACCGCGCCTCCTGGGCCACCCAGAGCCCTAAGGTTCCCCTGCTGGTCGAGGAGAACGGCCTGGATGAGGGAGACACGGGCGAGTTGCCCACCATTGAGGAGGCCCTGCAGATCATCCACAACGAAGGCAAAATGGAACCCCGACTGCACCCAGACGGCGCGCCCGATGGTTTCTACTTGCACTCGCCGGACGACCCAGCCAGCCGCAGGCACAATGGTAGCCCTGCACCGCTCAGCTGCTCCGCCCCTTCCAACTCAGGAATACAGCATCGGCCGTCTGGGGTCATACGTGAGCCGGGCCGCACAAGGCACACATCGGAGGGCTCTAGAGATGATGACTCGGTGCTCAGAGATGGAAGCGTAGACTCTGACGCATCTGAGGACCTTCCCAAAATGCATTCTACACCTGCCACACCCGCAGGAGGTGCACGGGTCATACGCTCCTCGGGTGCAGAGACCCCCGACAGCGGAGTAAAAATGACTAGCTTTGCCGAGCGCAGGAAGAAGGCTGTGCCTGAACAGCCCAAACCCAGCGAGCCGCCTGCCCCGCAGATGACAACCTGGGCAGCTAAGAAGGGGGAGGACAGCCCTGGAAAAAGCCCAACACTCAGCAATGAGATGTCCGAGCTAGGGGCCAGGCTTGAGGAGAAACGGAAGGCCATTGAAGCGCAGAAGAAACGCATTGAGGCCATCTTTGCCAAGCATCGACAGAGGCTAGGCAAGAATGCCTTCCTGCAGCTCAAGAAGGAGCAGAAGGAGGGTGAATCAGAGGGGGGTGAGGGTGGTTCCTCTGCAGAGCTAGATGAGCGGTTAGCCCGCTTGGAGAGCGAAGAACAGCAGGATGAAGAAGAGCAGAAGAAACAGTGCCCTGTAGTGGAGGATGAAGGTAGTtcctcaaacacagcctctgCACAACAGGCCCCTAAAGAAAAGCCAGTGGCAGGTACACTGGGAGAAAAGAGCGCAGTTCCACTGGGTGACTACAACAATGCTGTATCGAAGCTGAATGCTGCTCTTACCTCACTTCAGAGCGACATGCAAAGGCTGTCTGAGCAGCAGAACCAGTTAATGAAGAAGAAGACCCCAACCACCAACCAGGCCTGGGTAATCCCACCCCAAAAAACGCCCACTCCAACAGCACCTCCTCCGCGACTGTCCAGGGAGTCAACTCGCGAAATGCCTCCCACCTCCACGTCTTCATCTCCCTCTCCATCCCGCCGGGTCAGTGCTCAGATCGCGGTCCCCAAGTCGCCAGGCTCCCACCGCCGTGCACAGTCAGCACCACCAAAAAGCCCCAAACACCACCAGCCACACTCACGGTCAACAGACCTTAAGATGCCCACACTTACCCGGGTCATCACGGCTCCTCAAAGCGTAGACACCATCCCCCACCGCCGCAGGGTGTCCCCGTGGCAGTGCCGTGACCAGACCTCATCCTCTTTTAGCATTGGCACACCAGCTACTCAGAGCGATTCCCgaccagcttctcagcttctccGGCCTGAAGATGACAACAACTCCGAGACGGGCTCCAGTGAGGACCGCACCGTCTTTAGCCTGGACCTGGACGGGGGCTCCACCAGTCAAATCCTGCCCAGGAAGGACTACCAGAGTGGGGGTGGCAGCTCTGGAGCGCCGTCTGAATGTTCCTTTGAGAGCGATGTCCCAGCAGCTTCCTTCAGTGGCAAGCGCAGCAGCCTGATCGAGATTTCCTTGTCCTCCCTGAGAGGGCTGGAAGGAGAGGACGCTGACCAAGGGTCAGGGCCTGATGCAATCTCTGACTCAATGAGCGACATGACCGAGCCGGACATGAGGGGCGGGGTCGGGTTCTTCTTTAAG CAGGATGAGGCTCGGCCAGAAGATGAGATGGCTCAGAGAAGAGCTGCATTGCTGGAGAAGCAGCAGAAGAGAGCTGAGGAACTTAAGAGGAAGAGGCAGGAGCAGGAGAAGGAGCGGGAGGCAAG CAGACGCGGCTCTGTAGATGAGCTGCGGACAGGTGAAAGAGCGGATCGACCCCAGACACCCTgcactccaccaccaccacgcaCCCCACCTCGTACTCCTCCACCCGAAGGTACACCCCAGCGACGAGGAGATTTCACGCGGCAGGAGTACGAACGGCGCCATCAGCTCAAGATCATGGAGGACCTAGACAAGGTGCTGCGGCAGAAACCCACCACCGTCCGAGGGGTCAAGAAACAGCGGCCCAAAACGGTGTTCCACGATGACTCTGCCCTCTCCCGCAGCCCGGCTAAAGGGTTTATGG GTTCCCGGCTGAATAAGGTGTACTCTCATTCCACCAATAACCTTTCCTCCATGGCCAATGATGGTGGGACACTTACTGTCAGGAAATCTCCAAG TCGCTCTCATTCTCCATCGAGGCTGATGTCCCCAGGTCGCCTGGCCATGCAGAATGGTGAGAAAGACTGGGAGAATGCATCCACCATTTCTTCGCCTGCCTCCATCCCGGAGTACACAG GACCCAAACTGTATAAGGAGCCAAGCTTCAAATCCAACAAGTTCATCATCAACAACGCCATCTCGCGCTGCTGTTTGGCAGGCAAGGTTAATGAACCACAGAAAAACAAGATTATAGAG GAAATGGAGAAGAGTACGGCCAACCACTTCCTCATCCTTTTCCGGGACTCGAGCTGCCAGTTCCGTGCGGTTTACACCATGAACCCAGAAACAGAGGAGCTGGTTCGTCTGACCGGAATCGGCCCGCGGTTGATCAGCCCCTCCATGGTCGAGTCAATCTACAAGTATAGCTCTGACCGCAAACAGTTTACCACCATCCCGTCCAAAACCATGTCCATGAGCGTGGACGCCTTCACCATCCCTGGCCATTTGTGGCAGAGCAAGCGTCCCGGGACACCTAAGAAACTCGGGACCccgaaataa